GTCGGGCGCATGCGTTTCGTGTCGGCCTCCATGACCTCGAGGTTGGCGCCCACGTAGGGGGCCAGGTCGGTCTTGTTGATCACGAACAGGTCGCTCTTGGTGATGCCGGGGCCGCCCTTGCGCGGGATCTTCTCGCCGGCGGCCACGTCGATCACGTAGATGGTGAGGTCGGACAGCTCGGGGCTGAAAGTGGCGGCCAGGTTGTCGCCGCCCGACTCGATGAAGACGATGTCGGCGTTCGGGTACTTGGCCAGCATGCGGTCGACGGCTTCGAGGTTGATCGAGGCGTCTTCGCGGATGGCGGTGTGCGGGCAGCCGCCGGTCTCCACGCCCATGATGCGTTCCGGATCCAGCGCACCCGCCACGGTCAGCAGGCGCTGGTCTTCCTTTGTGTAGATGTCGTTCGTGATGACGACGAGGTCGTACTGCTCGCGCAGGGTCTTGCAGAGCATCTCGAGCAGGGTCGTCTTGCCGGAGCCCACCGGGCCGCCCACGCCCACGCGCAGCGGGGGCAGTTTCTTGGTGCGGCCGGGGATGTGGTGCAGGTTGCTCATGATCGGAACAGGCGGGAGTATTGCGTTTCGTGCTGGGCACTCAGGATGGCCAGCATGGGGGTGAAGGCCTGGCGCTGCGAGTCGGGCAGGGTCAGGGCGTGGTCGATGGCGTCGGGGATGGCGTCCACCAGGGCCTGGAGGATGCGCTGGCCGGCGCTCTGGCCCAGCGGCACGGCCTTGATGGCTGCCTGCACCATGTTCTCGGCCCAGCCAAAGGTGAAGCTCAACAGGGCTTCGCGCAGGGCGGCGTCGCTGTCCTGACCGGGGGCGGCGGCGGGCAGGCACTGCGCCACGGCCAGCGCAAAGGCGACGGGCCAGGTGGGGGCGGGCGGTAGGGCCGCGCACTGGGCCAGCCTG
This is a stretch of genomic DNA from Aquabacterium olei. It encodes these proteins:
- the ureG gene encoding urease accessory protein UreG, giving the protein MSNLHHIPGRTKKLPPLRVGVGGPVGSGKTTLLEMLCKTLREQYDLVVITNDIYTKEDQRLLTVAGALDPERIMGVETGGCPHTAIREDASINLEAVDRMLAKYPNADIVFIESGGDNLAATFSPELSDLTIYVIDVAAGEKIPRKGGPGITKSDLFVINKTDLAPYVGANLEVMEADTKRMRPTRPFVMTNLKTKAGLDQVISFIETKGMLKTA